One Calditrichota bacterium DNA segment encodes these proteins:
- a CDS encoding tetratricopeptide repeat protein encodes MKKTAIFFVLLGAIFFIFCQHKETPDAILKEAESLERDILSCAEKISQCKNDYEKILITYPESEAAATACFKLARLNELFGHFKDAADYYQKLVQNYPESELCANGLYNLAHIYQTNLDRPNDAVEIFQQLRGLFPSNEKAVQSYLEQAKIFLTKKNPHSAISTYQEFLNAYPQQQLRDEIYFRIAEIYQFEIKDSTEAVKFYQKLTDKYPQSTWSDAAKTRIDDLKKGTLENEK; translated from the coding sequence ATGAAAAAGACAGCAATTTTTTTTGTTCTGCTGGGGGCAATATTTTTTATTTTTTGCCAGCACAAGGAGACGCCGGACGCCATTTTGAAAGAAGCGGAAAGCCTGGAAAGAGACATTTTGAGTTGCGCGGAAAAAATTAGCCAATGCAAGAATGATTACGAAAAGATACTCATCACCTACCCGGAAAGCGAGGCGGCGGCAACAGCGTGTTTTAAATTAGCGCGGTTGAATGAACTCTTTGGCCACTTCAAAGATGCCGCGGACTACTATCAAAAGTTAGTGCAAAATTATCCGGAAAGCGAGCTTTGCGCCAACGGTCTTTACAATCTAGCTCACATTTACCAGACAAATCTCGACCGCCCGAACGACGCGGTGGAAATTTTCCAGCAACTGCGGGGGCTTTTCCCTTCAAACGAAAAAGCGGTACAGAGTTATCTGGAACAAGCGAAAATTTTCCTGACAAAGAAAAATCCACACAGCGCCATCTCTACCTATCAGGAATTTTTGAATGCCTACCCTCAACAGCAATTGCGCGACGAAATCTATTTCCGCATTGCTGAAATTTACCAATTTGAAATTAAAGATTCGACGGAAGCGGTGAAATTTTATCAAAAATTGACGGACAAATATCCCCAAAGCACATGGTCTGACGCCGCTAAAACGCGCATTGACGATTTGAAGAAAGGAACGCTCGAAAATGAAAAATAA
- a CDS encoding sigma-70 family RNA polymerase sigma factor, producing the protein MTISDEKLVQLFLSGDEAAFSALVGRYKYAIFQFILMKTKNRELAADLTQDVFVRLYNSANKYKNSGKFYSWLVRMAQNICIDHFRKNHGRQFVPLVAESKEADSLLTLQSAGDEMNPSNPAEIFEKKEIRSVLKKAIGQLPEDQREAIVLCHYHGLAYRDIAEIQTCPIGTVKSRVHHALLKIKNYLDQAGFEF; encoded by the coding sequence GTGACAATCAGCGATGAAAAACTGGTTCAATTATTTCTTTCCGGCGACGAGGCTGCTTTTTCTGCACTTGTGGGACGTTACAAATATGCGATTTTTCAATTCATTTTAATGAAAACGAAAAATAGAGAGTTAGCCGCCGATTTGACGCAAGATGTTTTTGTCCGTTTGTACAATTCAGCAAACAAATACAAAAATAGCGGAAAATTTTACTCGTGGTTAGTGCGCATGGCGCAAAATATTTGCATTGACCATTTTCGCAAAAATCACGGACGGCAATTCGTGCCTCTGGTGGCTGAGTCAAAAGAAGCAGATTCACTTTTAACTCTACAATCGGCCGGCGATGAAATGAATCCCTCAAATCCCGCGGAAATATTTGAAAAGAAAGAAATTCGATCAGTGCTAAAAAAAGCCATCGGGCAATTGCCCGAAGATCAACGCGAGGCGATTGTTTTGTGTCATTATCACGGTCTGGCCTATCGCGACATTGCTGAAATTCAGACTTGCCCCATTGGCACAGTAAAATCTCGCGTCCATCACGCGCTTTTGAAAATAAAAAATTATCTCGATCAGGCTGGGTTTGAATTTTAA
- the trxB gene encoding thioredoxin-disulfide reductase: MENVVIIGTGPAGLSAAIYAARAELQPLVLAGDTPGGQITITDAIDNFPGFPEGVAGIELFEKMRDQAEKFGARIVTETVTDVDFSAQPLKIKTYDNEYEARTVIISTGSDPRKLNVPGEQEYVGRGVSYCATCDAFFFRGKKVVVVGGGDSAVEEALFLTKFASSVTIVHRRDRLRAQAGLQTRAKNNEKIDFVWDSVATEIVGDDKAGVTGIKVKNVKTEKESVVETDGVFIFIGHIPNTKLFEGQIELDATGIIKTDGRQRTSVAGVYAAGDVQDNIYRQAVTSAGTGAAAAMEADKFLAEMEGKAYPGKM; encoded by the coding sequence ATGGAGAATGTGGTTATTATCGGAACCGGGCCGGCGGGATTGTCCGCTGCCATTTACGCGGCGCGCGCTGAATTGCAGCCATTGGTTTTAGCCGGAGATACGCCAGGCGGACAAATCACCATCACTGACGCTATTGATAATTTTCCGGGCTTTCCGGAGGGAGTCGCCGGGATTGAACTTTTTGAAAAAATGCGCGATCAGGCGGAAAAATTCGGCGCCAGAATTGTGACTGAGACAGTTACAGATGTTGATTTTTCAGCGCAGCCATTAAAAATAAAAACTTACGACAATGAGTACGAAGCCAGAACCGTTATCATTTCCACAGGTTCTGATCCGCGAAAATTAAATGTTCCCGGTGAGCAAGAATATGTGGGACGGGGCGTTTCTTACTGCGCCACGTGCGATGCGTTTTTCTTCAGAGGGAAAAAAGTGGTGGTCGTTGGCGGAGGCGACAGCGCGGTAGAAGAAGCGCTGTTTTTGACGAAATTCGCGTCTTCCGTGACCATCGTGCATCGACGCGACAGACTGCGCGCCCAGGCTGGCTTGCAGACGCGGGCGAAAAATAACGAAAAAATTGATTTTGTGTGGGACTCAGTCGCTACCGAGATCGTCGGCGATGACAAAGCTGGCGTGACCGGCATCAAGGTCAAAAACGTTAAGACTGAAAAAGAGTCGGTTGTCGAAACCGACGGTGTTTTTATCTTCATCGGTCATATTCCGAACACCAAACTTTTCGAGGGACAAATCGAATTGGACGCAACCGGCATCATCAAAACCGACGGCAGACAACGGACAAGCGTCGCAGGGGTTTACGCGGCGGGTGACGTGCAGGATAATATCTATCGCCAGGCAGTCACTTCTGCCGGCACCGGCGCTGCCGCAGCAATGGAAGCCGATAAATTTCTCGCAGAGATGGAAGGAAAGGCTTACCCCGGAAAAATGTGA